The following coding sequences lie in one Notolabrus celidotus isolate fNotCel1 chromosome 6, fNotCel1.pri, whole genome shotgun sequence genomic window:
- the ints14 gene encoding integrator complex subunit 14, whose product MPTVVLMDVSLSMTRPVSVDGSEEFQRKNLAVHGLNMLFEHMASNYRLEFTTLMAFSSLWELLVPFTRDYNALQEALSNLEDYDKTCVEVALQGVSNVVVQEWGSACPCQMVLVTDGSLGIGKGSLRHSLQTLKQRGDDKKFPLPFPFPTKLYIMCVANAEELQMTDAMDNLEELLHLSGGDGQIFTMEGALCMKSVQAMFGRLIDYAYSPFHAVLHCGNLSSDVQVFPRPEPVVLDEEVDPMPKSVNTDLEIVGFIEIADISSPPVISRHLVLPIAVNKEVDDVGTGATDELEEEPSASQMAGKSPNFCVLLHGSLKVEGMVALVQLGPEWYGMLYSQADSKKKSNLMMSLFEPGPDPLPWLGKISHLGPISEAAENPYGEDDSKSPFPVQPGAKRSYAQNVTVWIKASGLQTDVQKILRNARKLPDKTQTFYKELNRLRKAALAFGFWELLKGVADLLERECTLLPDSAHPDAAFQLSHAAQQLKLASTGDSQYAAFDHNIVPMQTDFSS is encoded by the exons ATGCCCACCGTGGTCTTAATGGACGTGTCTCTGTCCATGACACGTCCTGTGTCAGTGGATGGCAGCGAGGAGTTTCAGAGGAAGAATCTGGCAGTCCACGGATTAAACATGTTGTTCGAACACATGGCTTCAAACTACCGCCTTGAGTTCACTACACTGATGGCCTTCTCTTCCCTCTGGGAGCTCCTGGTGCCTTTCACCAGAGATTACAATGCATTACAG gaGGCTCTGAGCAACTTGGAAGATTATGACAAGACTTGTGTGGAAGTAGCTCTTCAAGGAGTTAGCAACGTGGTTGTGCAGGAGTGGGGCAGTGCCTGTCCCTGTCAG ATGGTGCTGGTTACAGATGGATCTCTTGGTATTGGGAAGGGTTCCCTACGTCACTCccttcaaacattaaagcaacGTGGGGACGACAAGAAGTTCCCTTTGCCTTTCCCTTTCCCTACCAAACTTTACATTATGTGTGTAGCAAATGCTGAAGAG ttaCAGATGACTGATGCCATGGACAACTTGGAGGAGCTACTTCATCTGAGTGGAGGGGATGGACAGATCTTCACTATGGAAGGAGCACTTTGCATGAAGAGTGTGCAGGCCATGTTTGG gAGGCTGATTGATTACGCATACTCTCCCTTCCATGCTGTCCTGCATTGTGGGAACTTGTCTTCAGATGTTCAGGTTTTCCCTCGACCTGAGCCTGTTGTATTAGATGAAGAGGTGGATCCCATGCCAAAATCAGTCAATACAG ATTTGGAAATTGTGGGCTTCATTGAAATTGCAGATATTTCCAGCCCCCCTGTTATATCCAGACACTTGGTTCTGCCTATTGCTGTGAACAAAG AGGTGGATGACGTTGGTACTGGAGCCACAGATGAGCTCGAGGAGGAACCCTCAGCCAGTCAAATGGCGGGCAAAAGTCCAAACTTTTGTGTTCTTTTACATGGCAGTCTCAAAGTCGAGGGCATGGTGGCTCTGGTCCAGCTGGG GCCTGAGTGGTACGGCATGTTGTACTCCCAAGCGGACAGCAAGAAGAAGTCAAACCTCATGATGTCTCTGTTTGAGCCTGGTCCAGATCCTCTGCCTTGGCTTGGCAAGATCTCACATTTAGGACCAATATCAG AGGCTGCTGAAAATCCTTATGGAGAGGACGACAGTAAAAGTCCTTTCCCAGTGCAGCCAGGGGCCAAACGAAGCTATGCTCAGAATGTCACTGTGTGGATTAAAGCCAGTGGACTACAG ACTGATGTCCAGAAGATCCTGAGAAATGCCAGGAAATTACCAGATAAAACTCAAACTTTCTACAAG GAGCTGAACCGTCTTCGGAAAGCAGCCTTGGCTTTTGGTTTCTGGGAGCTCTTAAAGGGGGTGGCGGATCTGCTGGAGAGAGAGTGCACCCTGCTGCCTGACTCTGCCCATCCAGACGCCGCTTTCCAGCTCTCACACGCCGCACAGCAACTCAAACTGGCCAGCACCGGCGACTCCCAGTATGCAGCTTTCGATCACAACATTGTTCCAATGCAGACTGACTTCTCAAGCTGA